The bacterium genomic sequence GGACCTCGTCGCCTGGGGGATAGCCTCCACGGTGGACGACGCCTGCCTGCCGCTCAAGGTGACCTTCGGGCACATCCACGCCCTCGAGGGCGTCGTGGATTACATCTTCCTCCCCCGCCTGGTCAGCCTGGAACCGGGGTCTTCCCTCTGCCCGAAGTTCATCGGCCTGCCGGATATGGCGAAGAGTTGCGTGTCGGTTGACCTGCCGCTGATTTCTCCGGTGGCCGACGTGAACAAGGGGAGGGGCGGCATCCTCGAGACGCTGGACGAGGCGGCCCGGCTGCTGGGCTTCGGCCCCGAGGAGACGGAAAGGGCCCTTGGCGCCGCCGAGCGCGCCCAGGCCGCCTTCCGCGCCGACTGCATCCTGGGAAAAGACCCCGCCGCCCTTCTGGAGTCCATCGAGAAGGAAAAGCCATACATCGCCCCCCAGGAGGGGGATGAGCTCGAGCTGCGGGTCATCGGCCGCTCCTACCTCCTCTTCGACCCTTACATCTCCCTGGAGCTCATGAAGCGCCTGCGCGGTATGGGCTGCCGGATTCTGACCCACGAGAGCGTGGACCACCAGACGCTGGACCGGGAGCTGGGGAGTTTCAAGCGCCCGCCGTACTGGACGCTGAGCCGGGAGATTCTGGGGGCCGCCGGGTACTTCATGCGCCAGGAGGAGGTGGACGGGGTCGTCTTCGTCCTGCCCTTCCAGTGCGGTCCGGCCTCCATGGTGGAG encodes the following:
- a CDS encoding acyl-CoA dehydratase activase-related protein; translation: MRIGLPRTLILYYRFLPLVATFFRRLGVELVISPPSNKDLVAWGIASTVDDACLPLKVTFGHIHALEGVVDYIFLPRLVSLEPGSSLCPKFIGLPDMAKSCVSVDLPLISPVADVNKGRGGILETLDEAARLLGFGPEETERALGAAERAQAAFRADCILGKDPAALLESIEKEKPYIAPQEGDELELRVIGRSYLLFDPYISLELMKRLRGMGCRILTHESVDHQTLDRELGSFKRPPYWTLSREILGAAGYFMRQEEVDGVVFVLPFQCGPASMVETLIEAVAAKHPRMPYTSIVLDEHTGEAGLMTRIEAFLDMIRRKRDRRAEN